A genomic window from Pseudomonas argentinensis includes:
- a CDS encoding SDR family oxidoreductase encodes MTRNTTNQFAMQNPLTQYPQPEFPAQHQPEPGLDSKMKPEPDHGEESYVGFGRLAGRKALITGGDSGIGRAAAIAYAREGADVVINYLPEEESDAREVIALIEAEGRRAVAIPGDLKDEAFCVSLIKDAVAALGGLDILVNVAGKQITQKHISEITTEQFDHTFKTNVYAMFWLCKAAVAHMPPGAAIINTASIQSYDPSGTLLDYASTKAAIVAFTKALSSQVIEQGIRVNAVAPGPIWTVLQPSDGQPREKIPTFGSQVPMKRPGQPAECAPLYVLLASQESSYITGETFGVTGGKPLP; translated from the coding sequence ATGACCCGCAATACCACCAACCAGTTCGCCATGCAGAACCCGCTGACTCAGTATCCGCAGCCCGAATTTCCGGCGCAGCACCAGCCTGAGCCGGGCCTGGACAGCAAAATGAAGCCCGAGCCGGATCACGGCGAGGAAAGCTACGTGGGCTTTGGCCGGCTGGCGGGCCGCAAGGCGCTGATCACCGGAGGTGATTCCGGTATTGGACGCGCCGCCGCCATCGCCTATGCCCGTGAAGGCGCCGACGTGGTGATCAACTATCTCCCCGAGGAAGAGTCGGACGCCCGTGAAGTGATAGCGCTGATCGAGGCCGAGGGCCGTCGCGCGGTGGCCATTCCCGGCGACCTGAAGGACGAAGCCTTTTGCGTGTCGCTGATCAAGGATGCCGTGGCGGCGCTGGGTGGCCTGGACATTCTGGTCAACGTGGCCGGCAAGCAGATCACCCAGAAGCATATTTCCGAGATCACCACCGAGCAGTTCGACCACACCTTCAAGACCAACGTCTACGCCATGTTCTGGCTGTGCAAGGCGGCGGTGGCGCATATGCCGCCGGGGGCGGCGATCATCAACACGGCGTCGATCCAGTCCTATGATCCGTCCGGCACGCTGCTCGACTACGCCTCCACCAAGGCGGCCATCGTCGCTTTCACCAAGGCGCTGTCCAGCCAGGTGATCGAGCAGGGCATCCGCGTCAACGCGGTCGCGCCGGGGCCGATCTGGACCGTGCTGCAGCCCAGCGACGGCCAGCCCCGGGAAAAGATTCCCACCTTCGGCTCCCAGGTGCCGATGAAGCGCCCGGGTCAACCCGCCGAATGTGCGCCGCTGTACGTGCTGCTGGCGTCCCAGGAGTCGAGCTACATCACCGGTGAAACCTTTGGGGTGACCGGCGGCAAGCCGCTGCCGTAA
- a CDS encoding PLD nuclease N-terminal domain-containing protein, whose protein sequence is MSDPSMLFWLGAFVVIAFVDLVTIMNLWRSEKSQNTRLLWALVIVLLPVIGLIIWGFAGPRGMPKPPTSPEQSK, encoded by the coding sequence ATGAGCGATCCTTCCATGCTTTTCTGGCTTGGCGCATTCGTCGTTATCGCCTTCGTTGACCTGGTCACCATCATGAACCTGTGGCGCAGCGAGAAGAGCCAGAACACTCGGCTGCTCTGGGCACTGGTAATCGTGCTGCTGCCGGTAATCGGTTTGATCATCTGGGGTTTTGCAGGCCCGCGTGGCATGCCGAAACCGCCGACTTCACCGGAGCAAAGTAAATAA
- a CDS encoding DUF1652 domain-containing protein, whose translation MATIKFLDAAKLLYNYFQPLVVQVSLESPSRMVVRLSETDSTTSFEVRDIPCSTSLTPMEVFAIIERIEAYIHRERPELYKRHCVNQLRLP comes from the coding sequence GTGGCAACGATTAAATTCCTGGACGCCGCTAAGTTGCTGTACAACTATTTCCAACCACTTGTTGTACAGGTGTCATTGGAGTCGCCTAGCCGAATGGTGGTGCGACTGTCGGAAACGGATTCAACCACCTCCTTCGAAGTTCGCGATATCCCATGCAGCACATCGCTGACTCCGATGGAGGTTTTCGCCATCATCGAGCGGATCGAAGCGTACATCCACCGCGAAAGGCCCGAGCTTTACAAACGCCATTGCGTGAACCAGTTGCGCCTGCCTTGA
- a CDS encoding ATP-dependent Clp protease proteolytic subunit produces MTLHVVHFTAPINSHTCGQLIDSCTKALQQGASRIVLKIATMGGECSYGFSLYNFLISLPVPVHTHNLGTVESMGNIIFLAGQRRTACAYSKFLFHPFHWTLNGSVDHARMAEYAMSLDYDMHLYRRIVEERTEGARQPLDIVACLTASPRIVDAEQALGAGLIDEVDCLTAQADAVQWVVHS; encoded by the coding sequence ATGACCCTACACGTCGTTCACTTCACGGCACCGATCAATTCCCACACTTGCGGACAGCTGATCGACAGCTGCACCAAGGCACTGCAGCAGGGCGCCAGCCGCATCGTCCTGAAGATCGCCACCATGGGTGGTGAATGCAGCTACGGTTTTTCCCTGTACAACTTCCTGATTTCCCTGCCCGTGCCGGTGCATACCCATAATCTGGGTACCGTCGAGTCGATGGGCAACATCATTTTTCTCGCCGGGCAGCGGCGCACTGCCTGTGCGTACAGCAAGTTCCTGTTCCACCCCTTTCACTGGACGCTGAACGGCTCGGTGGATCATGCGCGCATGGCCGAATATGCCATGAGCCTCGATTACGATATGCACCTGTACCGGCGCATCGTCGAAGAGCGCACCGAAGGCGCGCGCCAGCCGCTGGACATAGTCGCCTGCCTGACCGCGTCGCCGCGTATCGTCGATGCCGAGCAGGCCCTGGGTGCAGGGCTGATCGACGAGGTGGACTGCCTGACGGCTCAAGCGGATGCCGTGCAGTGGGTGGTGCACTCCTAG